TGAGAATGTGTCAATATCTGGTATCATATTTATTAAGTATTTTTATGGACGTAACATGGAATGAACATCAAAGAGAAAATAGGACAACGAATTAGGCATGAACGAACCACCAAAGGCCTAACGAGAAAGGCTCTGGCAGAGCTAACAGAGGATTTAAAAGTCTCTCGCATCAACAATTACGAACGCGGCGAAAGAACCCCTGGCCCCGAAGAAATCAAACAACTAGCTAAAGCACTAGAGGTTTCACCATCCTTTTTAATGTGTTTGTCCGATGACAAACAAGGAAGATTAAATAAAACTCCTGGCTTGGGTGCTCTAATTCCAGTGCTGGATTACAAGCAGGCTGCAAATCCTGCGCTATTTATTCAACAAATCAAAGAGGAGCACTACTCTGAAAAGGTTGCATTAATCCCAGTTAGTTCAGGACTGACTGAGCGTATCGGTCCAAATGCCTTTGCGATGGAAGTGAGGGATGACAGTATGACTCCAGAATTCAGAGTGAATGATGTGCTCATCATTGATCCTGATACTACTCCAAATCCAGGAGATTTTGTGGTGGCTAAGCTTGATTCTGAAAATGAAGTGATTATTCGCAAATATAAGCAGCTTTCTGCTTCTAAAACATCTCCAGCATTTGAATTAATTGCGCTTAATGAAGATTGGGCAAGTGTTCGAGTCGATCCCGATACCAGCTGTGAATTAGTTGGGTCGGTTATAAGTCTAAATAGATTTATTAAATTATGACCTGTTAAGGATGAGTCCAAGGATAATTAATGAAACCGATTTTGATAAACCTACCCATGCCGATA
This Legionella fallonii LLAP-10 DNA region includes the following protein-coding sequences:
- a CDS encoding LexA family protein, giving the protein MNIKEKIGQRIRHERTTKGLTRKALAELTEDLKVSRINNYERGERTPGPEEIKQLAKALEVSPSFLMCLSDDKQGRLNKTPGLGALIPVLDYKQAANPALFIQQIKEEHYSEKVALIPVSSGLTERIGPNAFAMEVRDDSMTPEFRVNDVLIIDPDTTPNPGDFVVAKLDSENEVIIRKYKQLSASKTSPAFELIALNEDWASVRVDPDTSCELVGSVISLNRFIKL